From Armatimonadota bacterium:
CCGCAGTGATCGCGGCAGTCAACGTTGTCTTGCCATGGTCCACGTGACCTATCGTTCCAATGTTCACGTGCGGCTTCGTCCTCTCAAACCGCTGCTTTGCCATATTATTTGCCTCCAAGAATAAGCTGATATACTAAATTACTATTTTGGTGTTTCGAGAACTTGTTCCCGAAACTTTACATCGTATCGGGAATAAATTCCCGATACACCGATTGCAGATTATCAGCAACCATCAACCGACAACCGTTAACTGATAACCGTTTTTCTAATTTA
This genomic window contains:
- a CDS encoding GTP-binding protein, which translates into the protein MAKQRFERTKPHVNIGTIGHVDHGKTTLTAAITA